CTTGATCAAGCTGGCCAGTTCCTGCGCCATCTCCTGAATCTGCGCACTCATCTGGTCCAACTGCTGAATCGACGAGTACTGCTGCTGGGAGGTCGCCGAGATCTCTTGCTGTGCAGCCGCGCTTTCGACCGAGATCGCAGTCACTTCCTGTACGGCCGACAACGTCTGTGTGGCCGAGCGTGCGATGCCTTCCGTATGTTCCACGATGTGTGAAACACCGCTGGCCAGGCTGGAGACCGATGTTTGGATCTTTTCGAACAGACGGCCGTTTTCCATAATCAGCACCACGCCTTTTTCGATCTCTTCCGAACTCTTCGCGTTCGATTCCAAGACATTGACCGTCTCATCGGTGATCACTTGCACGCTCTCAATGATGCTGGCTACCGAATCGTTGGTCTGATTGGCCAACTTTTGAATCTCTTGTGCCACGACAGCAAACCCTTTTCCGTTCTCCCCGGCACGCGCCGCTTCGATCGTCGCGTTCAATGACAGCATGTTGATCTGCGAAGCGATCGTGCGGATGATGCCGATAACGTTGGAGATTTCCTTGGTGCGCTGGTCGAGCCGCTGCAGCTTGGAGGACGTTTCCGCTCCGTAGATTTGAATCTCATTCATCTGGGCTGCAAGATGCTGTACTTGGCTGTTACCTTGTTGCGAAAGCGTTTGCGCAGTTTCTGAGAGCATCGCCATCTCGGTGACCTGCTTGTCGACCACCGTGACCGAGTCGGTGACGCTGTGCACCATTTGGGTGACCGTCTCCAAGTGGTCGGAACGATTGTCAGCCGCTTGCGCTTCTGCCGTGATCGCCGTCACCACTTGCTGCGAACCGGCAGACAGCTCGGTCAGTGCAATCTGCAGCGTGGAACTGGAGTTCTCCAGCACGATCGAGTCTTGATGCAGCGAGTTGATGATGCCGGCCAGACTTTTGCGCATTTCCTCAAAGCTGTCCGCCAGTTGACCGATCTCGTCGTGGCGGTTGTTCGTCATCGAGGTGGTCAAGTCGCCTTTCGCAACCAGCTTAGTGTGTTTGACCAGCGCGATAATCGGACGGGACAAGCGGTTGCCCACTACAAACGCGATCGCTCCTCCGATGATGATCGCAGCGATCAGGAACACGACGCTGAGAATCATGACATAACGCTTCAGGTTGTTGACAAAGGAAGCGTCCATATCGATCCCGACGACCGCCTTGGAATTCACATACGGCATGAACAGCGATTTGTGCACGCCCCAGTCATCCTCGTAAATGTCGCTGACCGTCTCCGCATCTTGTTCCAATGCCTGGTTCTGCTCCGTTGTGAAGGGCAGCTCTGCCAAATACAAGTCTTCGTTGCTCAAGGCAAGAATCACGTCTTTGCCGTCGACTTTGGCGATGACGTATGCGTTTTGCAGACCTTCATTCTTCTTGGTGAAGTCATTGAGTTTGGTCAGCAGCTCCTGATACTTCGACTTGTCGGTCAATGCTGCCGACACCAGTTCCTCCGGAATCGAACTGGTCAGATTGGTCATGTTCAATTCCAGGCGCTGTTCGAATTGTGAAATAACATGGTCGTTTACGATGCTCATCGTGGTCTGATACAGCACCCCAAGAAACACAAGTGTCAGCAAAAGCAGCGGCACGACAAATGCAAACGAGATCTGTCTGCCGATCGAATGATTCCATCTCAAGAATTTCAAGCCCAATGTCCCCCCATTACGGATTGCCAAGGTCTGCGGACTACGCGGAGACCTCCATGTTGCGCAAACTGATAAACTGATTCAAATCCAAGTGCAGCAGTCGTTTGTTCTCTTCCAAATCAACGCTCCGGTAGAACACCACCGCGAAGGTGGTCGGATCGTAACGGTGCATGATGCGGTACTCCAGCACATCTGCAAATTGGCTGTGAAACGCCTCATCGTCGATGGCCGAGATTTTAAGCGTGTTCAATTCGACAGGCAATTCAGCGCAGAAGAAGCTGTACACCGCATCGTCCTGCCTTTCGAGAATTTCTTTCCAGTCAGGTTTTGTTTGGTTGAAGAAGTGCTCGTACAGATTCTCCCCATAGGCGTGAATCGCCAAATCGCAAGTGCCAATACCGGCGAAGCGCATCGGGTTTACTTCAATTGGCACCAATGTGCCGGTCGGAGAGATCCGCACTTCCAAATGCATCGGATACAAGCGCAGATCATCGAGTTGTGCCAACTGGCGCATGAAGTGTGTGACCGGTTCCATCGCTTCCTGCATGACCTGTTTGCTCGTGTAATAAATCCGGTCAGAGGTGTCGCCGGCGTGTGCAAACATGCGTTTGAGCACGTTCAGCACCACCGGTTCGCCTTGTGCATTGATATACCCGTCAATGGCATACTCCTCGCCTTCGATCCATTCCTCGACGATGAACTGCTCCACGTTGAGTACAGTATCCGGAAAGAGGTCACGCGCCTCGCGCACATCGCGCATCAGTCTCACGCGAACGTCCGCCCATTGCCTTGCATCGGCGACACGATACACCCCAAGGCTCGCATAGCCGACCGCCGGTTTGACCACGATCGGAAACGGGAGCTTGGCCGGCGACAGTCTCATCAACTCGTCGAACGAATACGTGAGATACGTAAAATCCGGGAAGAGATCTGCCAGCATTTTTCGAAATTGCGTCTTGCTCTTAAAGCGCTCATTGCGCGCTGCCAGCGGGTGGTCCGGCAAATAGTTCTCCACCGCTTGCAATGCGTTTTCCGAGTTGCTCAAGAGCGGTGCGGTACGATTCTTATAAGTGCGGAAAAAAGAAGTTGCCGATCTCCAGTTCAGCTTTCTGTCTGCCGGAACCGGAACGTGCTGCGAAGTCTTCACTACTGGAATTTTGAGCTCTGCTGCTGTTTTTACCAGATAAGGCGAAACAAATGCTTGACCGAGTACTAACATCTTTGACTCCTCCAATTTGGTTGGATTCGCCGAAGTATTTTCAGCACGGGACAGCAAATAGACAATTCCGAAGTGAAATTGTCCTGAGATTCCACCGTGGAAAAGTTCGGCAACCCGGCTGTCATAGCGTTGTCGGAACAGCGCCTTAGACCCGTGGCTTTGCGTCCCCGCCTTTCAACGGGTTTGCCATTTGTCGATTTTTACACCTTTGTAGTTGCTGGTATAATTACACCTTATCGCATTTCACCGAAATTTTCAATAAAAACATATTCAGCTTGAATAACTGAAAATTCATATTAAGTAATACCTTAGATGAAACCTCTTTTTTTCTAGAGGTAAAAAAAGACCC
The window above is part of the Tumebacillus sp. BK434 genome. Proteins encoded here:
- a CDS encoding HAMP domain-containing methyl-accepting chemotaxis protein; this encodes MKFLRWNHSIGRQISFAFVVPLLLLTLVFLGVLYQTTMSIVNDHVISQFEQRLELNMTNLTSSIPEELVSAALTDKSKYQELLTKLNDFTKKNEGLQNAYVIAKVDGKDVILALSNEDLYLAELPFTTEQNQALEQDAETVSDIYEDDWGVHKSLFMPYVNSKAVVGIDMDASFVNNLKRYVMILSVVFLIAAIIIGGAIAFVVGNRLSRPIIALVKHTKLVAKGDLTTSMTNNRHDEIGQLADSFEEMRKSLAGIINSLHQDSIVLENSSSTLQIALTELSAGSQQVVTAITAEAQAADNRSDHLETVTQMVHSVTDSVTVVDKQVTEMAMLSETAQTLSQQGNSQVQHLAAQMNEIQIYGAETSSKLQRLDQRTKEISNVIGIIRTIASQINMLSLNATIEAARAGENGKGFAVVAQEIQKLANQTNDSVASIIESVQVITDETVNVLESNAKSSEEIEKGVVLIMENGRLFEKIQTSVSSLASGVSHIVEHTEGIARSATQTLSAVQEVTAISVESAAAQQEISATSQQQYSSIQQLDQMSAQIQEMAQELASLIKQFKV
- a CDS encoding ATP-grasp domain-containing protein, with the translated sequence MLVLGQAFVSPYLVKTAAELKIPVVKTSQHVPVPADRKLNWRSATSFFRTYKNRTAPLLSNSENALQAVENYLPDHPLAARNERFKSKTQFRKMLADLFPDFTYLTYSFDELMRLSPAKLPFPIVVKPAVGYASLGVYRVADARQWADVRVRLMRDVREARDLFPDTVLNVEQFIVEEWIEGEEYAIDGYINAQGEPVVLNVLKRMFAHAGDTSDRIYYTSKQVMQEAMEPVTHFMRQLAQLDDLRLYPMHLEVRISPTGTLVPIEVNPMRFAGIGTCDLAIHAYGENLYEHFFNQTKPDWKEILERQDDAVYSFFCAELPVELNTLKISAIDDEAFHSQFADVLEYRIMHRYDPTTFAVVFYRSVDLEENKRLLHLDLNQFISLRNMEVSA